The DNA region AACTACTGGTGGTTATACAAAAATAGGCAGTGTAATTGGTTCAGATTTAAGACTACTAGCTCAAGCTAAACCTGGAGATGAGGTTTCTTTTCAAGAAGTTACCGATAGCGAAGCTGTAGTTGCCTTAGCTGAAGAACAGGAATATTATAAAAAAGTGCAAGATTTTGTTGAAAACACTGCAAACCATGCAAGTACAAAACTTAATCTGACTGTAAATGGGAAAAATTATTTTGTTGAAATTCAAGAAAAATATAGGAGTGATTCTAATGAGCTATGTTGATCTAAATTGTGATATGGGAGAAAGCTTTGGCACCTACAAGTTAGGATATGATGAAGAGGCGATGCCCTATGTTACCTCAATAAATGTGGCTTGTGGTTTTCATGCCTCAGATCCCTTAAATATGCTTAAAACTATTGAATTAGCTAAAAAATTTGATGTAGCTGTGGGGGCACATCCATCATATCCAGATTTAGTAGGTTTTGGTCGTAGAAATATGGACTTAACAGCAGAAGAAATAAAAGCTGATTTGTTCTATCAAATCGGAGCTTTAGATGGAATATGTAGAATTTATGGAGTTAAATTGCAGCATGTAAAAGTTCATGGGGCTTTGTATAACACTGCTGGAAAAAATTTAAAAACAGCTATTGCTATTGCTGAAGCAATAAAAGCTTATGATCCGAATTTATTTATGCTCTGCTTGGCTAATTCAATGATGGTAGAAGCAGCAAAACAGGTGGGAACTAAATATGTCGAAGAATCTTTTGCAGATAGAGCTTATATGGTCGATGGTTCATTAGCTCCAAGAAATCAAAAAGGTGCTGTAATTCATGATGTGTCAGAAGTTGTAGAACGTGTTTTAGTGATGGCAAGAGATAAAACTGTGAAAACTATTGATGGACACGAAATACCTTTAGCAGCTCAAACAATCTGTGTACACGGTGATACCAATGGTGCTGTGGAAATGATAAAATCAATAAGAAAAAAACTTGAGGAAGCGGGTCTTGAGTTTAAGGCTTTTGGGAAAAATTCTTAAGCAAAGTAGCGAAGCTGAGTAAGACGAAAAACAAAAGGGATTGGGTCTATTATTGTAGATCCCAATCCCTTTTAGCTGCTTATATTATTCACACCACAACATTTGACAAAGAACCTAAAAATTACCTATTTGCTATGACTTTAATACCGAAATTATATAAAAACGAACTTATTAAAGAAAGTAAAAGCACTGCTAAATAGGTTGACAGCGCAATCGCTTCGTCAAAGATAATTTTATACTCATAAAGTTTTGTAGTTACTAAATAGAGAAATAATGGATGAATGAAGTAAACAATATTAGACGATTTTGCTAGAAATTTTAAAAATTTTTGCCACGAAACTAAAACAGTATGCTTGATTTCTAAAAAGATAAAGGTAGTAACTATAAAACTGGTTGTAAAGAAAAAACCTGGTAAGCTTAATTGTTGTAGAGTGTTTACCGTTAATTCTAGATTAGCTACTGCAATCATTAGGGAAAACTTATATATTAGTACGCTTAACGATATAGTTAAAAAAAATAAAAAAACTTTAAAATTTCTAGATAGAATTGGCACTATATTTTTATAATTGTTTCCGAAGTATGAACCTAAAATAAAAATAAACAAATAGTGTGGTACCAAAAGATTAAGTCTAAAATTAATTAAAGTTTTTAATAGTTGATTATCAGTAACCGGGGTATAAATCAAAGCTAAGTGATTAAAAGAAATTTGAAAAGTCAATAATATAATAAATCCATAAATAGGCTGGAGATTAATTTTACGTAAAATTATTACCCAAAAAGGCATAGTAGTGTAAAAAATAATAAGCAATAACATAAAGTATAAATGATAGCAAGCATATCCTAGCAATACAGAATGCAAATATCCCAAAATAACAAATAATTTTCTAGTGTTTGTATCGAAGAAAAAAAGATAGTAAAAAAGAGACCATAGAAAGTACGGGACTAGTAAATTTTTTAGTTTTAGCTTTAAAAAGCGGCGGTAATTGAAATTTTCATATAGGTTAAGATTGCTAAATAAGCCAAATCCAGAAATAAAGAAAAATACAGGGATACTATATCGAGAAAAAATTTCCAAAATAAAGAAAAGAAAAGGGGAGAAGTTTGGTGTATTTACGGTGAAAGAGCCCACATGTATTGCTAAAACACCTAACATGCCTAAAATTCTTAAGTAGTCTATGGCAATATTGCGTTTATTCATTTATTGAATCCTTTACAGTATGTTTTTTTTGACCTCTTGTTTATCGTATAATTTTTCAAAATCCTCAATCGTAAGTGGCTTTGAAAAATAATATCCTTGAATCATATCGCAGTTGATTTTTTGCAAAAACTCAACTTGCTCTAGAGTTTCTACTCCTTCAGCAACTACTAAAAGATTAATTTTTTGGGCTAAATCAATTATTGTTTCAATTATTTGTCGACCGTTTTTAGTATTAAAATTTTCATTAAAGAAGGTTCGATCTAGTTTTAAGACATCGATTAATACTACCCCTAACATATTTAGCGAACTGTATCCAGTGCCAAAATCATCTAAAGATATTTTAAATCCTTGTTCATGCAATTGGTAAAACAATGTTTTCATTTTAGTTGCATTTTCAAAAAAAACAGTTTCAGTAAGTTCTAATTCAATTAAAGAAGGTTTTATATTATACTTTTGCACCGTTGAAATTAGCGAAGATAAATAATCGGCATGGTAGAGATGCAAACGCGACTGATTTACAGAGATTGGTAAAATTGGTTGATTGGCTATTCTTCTTGAGGAAAGCCAGCTACAAACCTTATTTAAAACATAATTATCTAATTGAATAATAAAGCCATTTTTTTCAAATAGCGGAATGAACTTATCTGGGGCAATTAAACCTTTGTGCGGATGTTGCCAACGTATAAGGGCTTCGGCGCCTACTATTTTCTTATTTTGCAAATCATATTTAGGTTGGAGATATACTATAAACTCACTATTAATAAGTGATTCTTGCATAATATTTTCTAGTTCTTGATTGTAAACAATTTGTGCGCGAATAGCTTCGTTATAAACAAAATAGAATTTATTCTTAATAGATTTTGCTTTTTCTCTTGCTAACAAAGCATTATCCCCAGCAATATCTAAAGATATAGCTGGGTTTTCTAGAATATATATTC from Succinispira mobilis DSM 6222 includes:
- a CDS encoding putative bifunctional diguanylate cyclase/phosphodiesterase — translated: MLAQLAYYDELTNLPNKSYFKKQIARILENSTNNYAYVILDLDKFKIINDKWGFAHGDNLLRFIANIFRKELAAEELACRATADIFHLLVKFESKEQLIQRLAILSQKIRSYKFSENVLYNLNVYAGIYILENPAISLDIAGDNALLAREKAKSIKNKFYFVYNEAIRAQIVYNQELENIMQESLINSEFIVYLQPKYDLQNKKIVGAEALIRWQHPHKGLIAPDKFIPLFEKNGFIIQLDNYVLNKVCSWLSSRRIANQPILPISVNQSRLHLYHADYLSSLISTVQKYNIKPSLIELELTETVFFENATKMKTLFYQLHEQGFKISLDDFGTGYSSLNMLGVVLIDVLKLDRTFFNENFNTKNGRQIIETIIDLAQKINLLVVAEGVETLEQVEFLQKINCDMIQGYYFSKPLTIEDFEKLYDKQEVKKNIL
- a CDS encoding LamB/YcsF family protein: MSYVDLNCDMGESFGTYKLGYDEEAMPYVTSINVACGFHASDPLNMLKTIELAKKFDVAVGAHPSYPDLVGFGRRNMDLTAEEIKADLFYQIGALDGICRIYGVKLQHVKVHGALYNTAGKNLKTAIAIAEAIKAYDPNLFMLCLANSMMVEAAKQVGTKYVEESFADRAYMVDGSLAPRNQKGAVIHDVSEVVERVLVMARDKTVKTIDGHEIPLAAQTICVHGDTNGAVEMIKSIRKKLEEAGLEFKAFGKNS
- a CDS encoding acyltransferase — its product is MNKRNIAIDYLRILGMLGVLAIHVGSFTVNTPNFSPFLFFILEIFSRYSIPVFFFISGFGLFSNLNLYENFNYRRFLKLKLKNLLVPYFLWSLFYYLFFFDTNTRKLFVILGYLHSVLLGYACYHLYFMLLLIIFYTTMPFWVIILRKINLQPIYGFIILLTFQISFNHLALIYTPVTDNQLLKTLINFRLNLLVPHYLFIFILGSYFGNNYKNIVPILSRNFKVFLFFLTISLSVLIYKFSLMIAVANLELTVNTLQQLSLPGFFFTTSFIVTTFIFLEIKHTVLVSWQKFLKFLAKSSNIVYFIHPLFLYLVTTKLYEYKIIFDEAIALSTYLAVLLLSLISSFLYNFGIKVIANR